The Ascaphus truei isolate aAscTru1 chromosome 3, aAscTru1.hap1, whole genome shotgun sequence genome includes a region encoding these proteins:
- the NFE2 gene encoding transcription factor NF-E2 45 kDa subunit isoform X2: MQSASADKARRALYPLCAAGSSSDMESTQRGGGQRGQRGKGVGRGKHFGAVLAQSLVGLNHRIMPPCPPPQARTCNPLLPTSMGEQGVQGDMDLTWQEILSIVDLQGLDMQSVSTSDTGGYGTQAPILHTYGYGHGNFHGEIMTPNLNHNMPSFEHQYVDTITCQPQRLPTLPMVSAYGPTAYTGMLISSSMNQMGTMVHFPKNLPMSGLLSAPTVDHMSMSVGLASVHSGQQPHKGQEDFESDSGLSLNFSDGESIELESIESQRLQSEYIEMFPPLNYQDQYRLAPALSELDITDTHPYGASQAQELVCSRDERRAVTMNIPFPTERIVNLPVEDFNELLSRYSLTEQQLALVRDIRRRGKNKVAAQNCRKRKMENISILERELGQLQTEREGLRMEQEKVGKEMGDLKKKLELLQQEVLCALREESGHPKQPEEFLLKQTSDGIMFLAPHAEMGCLD; encoded by the exons GTGTTGGGCGTGGCAAACATTTTGGGGCCGTCTTGGCCCAGAGCCTGGTTGGGCTCAACCACAGGAtcatgcccccctgccctcctcctcaAGCTAGAACTTGCAACCCACTCTTGCCCACCTCAATGGGAGAACAGGGTGTCCAAGGGGACATGGATCTCACCTGGCAAGAAATTCTGTCCATTGTTGATCTGCAG GGGCTGGATATGCAGAGTGTCTCTACAAGTGACACTGGTGGGTATGGGACCCAGGCTCCCATATTGCACACCTATGGATATGGACATGGAAATTTTCATGGGGAAATCATGACACCAAACTTGAATCACAATATGCCGAGCTTTGAACACCAATACGTAGACACAATTACCTGTCAACCCCAGCGGCTCCCTACGTTACCCATGGTTTCAGCATATGGCCCCACTGCCTACACAGGCATGCTTATCTCATCCAGCATGAATCAGATGGGGACCATGGTCCACTTTCCCAAGAACCTGCCAATGAGTGGGCTGCTGAGTGCACCTACCGTGGACCACATGAGTATGTCTGTGGGTTTAGCCAGTGTCCACTCTGGTCAGCAGCCACACAAGGGCCAGGAAGACTTTGAATCCGACTCAGGGTTGTCTCTGAACTTTAGTGATGGCGAGTCCATAGAGTTGGAGAGTATAGAGTCACAGAGGTTGCAATCAGAATATATTGAAATGTTTCCCCCATTAAATTACCAAGATCAGTATCGTTTAGCACCAGCACTCTCAGAACTCGACATCACCGACACCCATCCATATGGAGCATCTCAGGCTCAGGAGCTGGTGTGTAGTCGGGATGAAAGGCGGGCAGTCACAATGAATATTCCCTTTCCCACTGAAAGGATTGTTAATCTGCCTGTAGAAGATTTCAATGAGCTTCTCTCCCGCTACTCTTTGACAGAGCAACAGCTGGCCTTGGTCAGAGACATTCGCAGGCGTGGCAAGAATAAAGTTGCTGCTCAAAACTGCCGCAAGCGAAAGATGGAAAATATTTCCATCCTGGAGAGGGAACTAGGACAGCTACAGACAGAGCGAGAAGGACTGAGGATGGAGCAAGAGAAGGTAGGAAAGGAAATGGGAGACCTGAAAAAGAAGCTGGAGCTGCTCCAGCAAGAGGTTTTGTGTGcactgagagaggagagtggcCACCCCAAACAACCTGAGGAGTTTCTGCTGAAGCAGACATCAGATGGTATCATGTTTCTTGCCCCTCACGCCGAGATGGGGTGCCTGGACTGA
- the NFE2 gene encoding transcription factor NF-E2 45 kDa subunit isoform X3 gives MPPCPPPQARTCNPLLPTSMGEQGVQGDMDLTWQEILSIVDLQGLDMQSVSTSDTGGYGTQAPILHTYGYGHGNFHGEIMTPNLNHNMPSFEHQYVDTITCQPQRLPTLPMVSAYGPTAYTGMLISSSMNQMGTMVHFPKNLPMSGLLSAPTVDHMSMSVGLASVHSGQQPHKGQEDFESDSGLSLNFSDGESIELESIESQRLQSEYIEMFPPLNYQDQYRLAPALSELDITDTHPYGASQAQELVCSRDERRAVTMNIPFPTERIVNLPVEDFNELLSRYSLTEQQLALVRDIRRRGKNKVAAQNCRKRKMENISILERELGQLQTEREGLRMEQEKVGKEMGDLKKKLELLQQEVLCALREESGHPKQPEEFLLKQTSDGIMFLAPHAEMGCLD, from the exons atgcccccctgccctcctcctcaAGCTAGAACTTGCAACCCACTCTTGCCCACCTCAATGGGAGAACAGGGTGTCCAAGGGGACATGGATCTCACCTGGCAAGAAATTCTGTCCATTGTTGATCTGCAG GGGCTGGATATGCAGAGTGTCTCTACAAGTGACACTGGTGGGTATGGGACCCAGGCTCCCATATTGCACACCTATGGATATGGACATGGAAATTTTCATGGGGAAATCATGACACCAAACTTGAATCACAATATGCCGAGCTTTGAACACCAATACGTAGACACAATTACCTGTCAACCCCAGCGGCTCCCTACGTTACCCATGGTTTCAGCATATGGCCCCACTGCCTACACAGGCATGCTTATCTCATCCAGCATGAATCAGATGGGGACCATGGTCCACTTTCCCAAGAACCTGCCAATGAGTGGGCTGCTGAGTGCACCTACCGTGGACCACATGAGTATGTCTGTGGGTTTAGCCAGTGTCCACTCTGGTCAGCAGCCACACAAGGGCCAGGAAGACTTTGAATCCGACTCAGGGTTGTCTCTGAACTTTAGTGATGGCGAGTCCATAGAGTTGGAGAGTATAGAGTCACAGAGGTTGCAATCAGAATATATTGAAATGTTTCCCCCATTAAATTACCAAGATCAGTATCGTTTAGCACCAGCACTCTCAGAACTCGACATCACCGACACCCATCCATATGGAGCATCTCAGGCTCAGGAGCTGGTGTGTAGTCGGGATGAAAGGCGGGCAGTCACAATGAATATTCCCTTTCCCACTGAAAGGATTGTTAATCTGCCTGTAGAAGATTTCAATGAGCTTCTCTCCCGCTACTCTTTGACAGAGCAACAGCTGGCCTTGGTCAGAGACATTCGCAGGCGTGGCAAGAATAAAGTTGCTGCTCAAAACTGCCGCAAGCGAAAGATGGAAAATATTTCCATCCTGGAGAGGGAACTAGGACAGCTACAGACAGAGCGAGAAGGACTGAGGATGGAGCAAGAGAAGGTAGGAAAGGAAATGGGAGACCTGAAAAAGAAGCTGGAGCTGCTCCAGCAAGAGGTTTTGTGTGcactgagagaggagagtggcCACCCCAAACAACCTGAGGAGTTTCTGCTGAAGCAGACATCAGATGGTATCATGTTTCTTGCCCCTCACGCCGAGATGGGGTGCCTGGACTGA
- the NFE2 gene encoding transcription factor NF-E2 45 kDa subunit isoform X4, whose protein sequence is MQQGLDMQSVSTSDTGGYGTQAPILHTYGYGHGNFHGEIMTPNLNHNMPSFEHQYVDTITCQPQRLPTLPMVSAYGPTAYTGMLISSSMNQMGTMVHFPKNLPMSGLLSAPTVDHMSMSVGLASVHSGQQPHKGQEDFESDSGLSLNFSDGESIELESIESQRLQSEYIEMFPPLNYQDQYRLAPALSELDITDTHPYGASQAQELVCSRDERRAVTMNIPFPTERIVNLPVEDFNELLSRYSLTEQQLALVRDIRRRGKNKVAAQNCRKRKMENISILERELGQLQTEREGLRMEQEKVGKEMGDLKKKLELLQQEVLCALREESGHPKQPEEFLLKQTSDGIMFLAPHAEMGCLD, encoded by the exons atgcagcag GGGCTGGATATGCAGAGTGTCTCTACAAGTGACACTGGTGGGTATGGGACCCAGGCTCCCATATTGCACACCTATGGATATGGACATGGAAATTTTCATGGGGAAATCATGACACCAAACTTGAATCACAATATGCCGAGCTTTGAACACCAATACGTAGACACAATTACCTGTCAACCCCAGCGGCTCCCTACGTTACCCATGGTTTCAGCATATGGCCCCACTGCCTACACAGGCATGCTTATCTCATCCAGCATGAATCAGATGGGGACCATGGTCCACTTTCCCAAGAACCTGCCAATGAGTGGGCTGCTGAGTGCACCTACCGTGGACCACATGAGTATGTCTGTGGGTTTAGCCAGTGTCCACTCTGGTCAGCAGCCACACAAGGGCCAGGAAGACTTTGAATCCGACTCAGGGTTGTCTCTGAACTTTAGTGATGGCGAGTCCATAGAGTTGGAGAGTATAGAGTCACAGAGGTTGCAATCAGAATATATTGAAATGTTTCCCCCATTAAATTACCAAGATCAGTATCGTTTAGCACCAGCACTCTCAGAACTCGACATCACCGACACCCATCCATATGGAGCATCTCAGGCTCAGGAGCTGGTGTGTAGTCGGGATGAAAGGCGGGCAGTCACAATGAATATTCCCTTTCCCACTGAAAGGATTGTTAATCTGCCTGTAGAAGATTTCAATGAGCTTCTCTCCCGCTACTCTTTGACAGAGCAACAGCTGGCCTTGGTCAGAGACATTCGCAGGCGTGGCAAGAATAAAGTTGCTGCTCAAAACTGCCGCAAGCGAAAGATGGAAAATATTTCCATCCTGGAGAGGGAACTAGGACAGCTACAGACAGAGCGAGAAGGACTGAGGATGGAGCAAGAGAAGGTAGGAAAGGAAATGGGAGACCTGAAAAAGAAGCTGGAGCTGCTCCAGCAAGAGGTTTTGTGTGcactgagagaggagagtggcCACCCCAAACAACCTGAGGAGTTTCTGCTGAAGCAGACATCAGATGGTATCATGTTTCTTGCCCCTCACGCCGAGATGGGGTGCCTGGACTGA